One Deltaproteobacteria bacterium DNA window includes the following coding sequences:
- a CDS encoding thiolase family protein yields the protein MREAVVVDAVRTPLGKGHPEKGLFKDVRADDLAVVCVRALLARRRFDPALIEDVIFGCANQQGEQGLNVARMIGLLAGLPIEVAGTTVDRQCGSSLQAINFGAHAIMTGNADVVLAGGVEHMGHVPMGKGADPNQKLFDRFPPAMMFMGQTAEILAERKRITREDSDRFALRSNQRAVAAHEQGRFRDELVPVPLPGGGTADRDQGPRADTSLEKLAALQPSFQEGGQVTAGNSSQISDGAAAVLLMSRERARDLGLQPLATVRATAVAGVDPEIMGWGPVPASQKALRRAGLTMEQMDLAEINEAFACQVLACARALEIPEEKLNVNGGAVALGHPLGCSGARLAATLLHELKRRQGRFGLATMCIGFGQGIATIFERA from the coding sequence ATGCGTGAAGCCGTCGTCGTCGATGCCGTCCGGACGCCCCTCGGCAAAGGGCATCCGGAGAAGGGCCTCTTCAAGGACGTGCGCGCCGACGATCTGGCCGTCGTGTGCGTCCGCGCGCTGCTCGCCCGGCGGCGCTTCGATCCGGCGCTCATCGAGGACGTGATCTTCGGCTGCGCCAACCAGCAGGGCGAGCAGGGCCTGAACGTGGCGCGCATGATCGGGCTGCTGGCCGGGCTGCCGATCGAGGTCGCGGGCACGACGGTCGACCGCCAGTGCGGCTCGAGCCTGCAGGCAATCAACTTCGGCGCCCACGCGATCATGACCGGCAACGCCGACGTCGTGCTCGCGGGCGGCGTGGAGCACATGGGCCACGTCCCGATGGGCAAGGGCGCCGATCCGAACCAGAAGCTCTTCGACCGCTTTCCGCCGGCGATGATGTTCATGGGACAGACGGCGGAGATCCTGGCGGAGCGCAAGCGCATCACGCGCGAAGATTCCGATCGCTTCGCGCTCCGCTCGAACCAGCGCGCGGTGGCCGCGCACGAGCAAGGGCGCTTCCGGGACGAGCTCGTGCCCGTGCCGCTGCCGGGCGGCGGCACGGCCGACCGCGATCAGGGCCCGCGCGCCGACACTTCGCTCGAGAAGCTCGCCGCGCTCCAACCCTCCTTCCAGGAGGGCGGGCAGGTGACGGCGGGAAACTCGTCGCAGATCAGCGACGGGGCGGCGGCGGTGCTCCTCATGAGCCGCGAGCGCGCCCGGGACCTCGGCTTGCAGCCGCTCGCCACGGTGCGGGCCACCGCGGTCGCCGGCGTCGACCCCGAGATCATGGGCTGGGGGCCCGTGCCGGCGAGCCAGAAGGCGCTCCGGCGGGCCGGCCTCACGATGGAGCAGATGGACCTGGCGGAGATCAACGAGGCGTTCGCTTGCCAGGTGCTCGCCTGTGCCCGTGCCCTCGAGATCCCGGAGGAGAAGCTCAACGTCAACGGCGGCGCCGTCGCGCTCGGCCATCCGCTCGGGTGTAGCGGCGCCCGCCTCGCGGCAACGCTCCTGCACGAGCTCAAGCGCCGCCAGGGCCGCTTCGGGCTGGCCACCATGTGCATCGGCTTCGGGCAGGGCATCGCGACGATCTTCGAGCGCGCGTGA
- a CDS encoding sulfurtransferase TusA family protein, with the protein MHRLRAGHRDDLRARVTPPLELDLRGVKCPLSWAKAKVRLEALPRGAELDLLLDDPQAVRDIPRAAEAAGHHVVAVAHETERWRIRIEA; encoded by the coding sequence GTGCATCGGCTTCGGGCAGGGCATCGCGACGATCTTCGAGCGCGCGTGACCCCGCCGCTCGAGCTCGACCTCCGCGGCGTCAAGTGTCCGCTCAGCTGGGCGAAGGCGAAAGTCCGTCTCGAGGCGCTCCCCCGTGGCGCCGAGCTCGACCTCCTGCTCGACGACCCACAGGCCGTACGCGACATCCCGCGCGCCGCCGAGGCGGCCGGCCATCACGTCGTCGCGGTGGCCCACGAAACCGAACGC
- the egtB gene encoding ergothioneine biosynthesis protein EgtB: MASVLGSPKSLAHHGSGQNDGAAARLIAWHRDARARTLALVAGLSDAQLMGPRLPIVNPLRWEVGHVGWFQEYWALRHARDEAPLRADGDRLYDSARVAHDTRWDLPLPSMAETLGYLDAVLARAVERLAAREPSPAERYFHLLTVSHEDMHDEAFTYTRQTLAYPPPRLPAVAPPSGGGALAGDVRIPGGTFRLGASPDLPFIFDNEKWAHPVELEPFAIARAAVTNAAFAAFVEDGGYRRRELWSDAGWAWRCTVDAEHPVYWRRAAGGGWERRHFDRWLPLEPHHSVLFVSWYEADAYCRWAARRLPTEAEWEAAAAAEPTPDGRGLSTRKRLYPWGDEPPTQERANLDGHALGCVDVGALPAGDSAFGCRQMLGNVWEWTATDFLPYPGFVLDPYQEYSEPWFGTHKVLRGGCWATRARLLRNTWRNFYTPDRRDVFAGFRTCAR, translated from the coding sequence ATGGCCAGTGTGTTAGGGAGCCCAAAGAGCTTGGCGCACCACGGAAGCGGCCAGAACGACGGCGCCGCCGCGCGGCTGATCGCGTGGCACCGCGACGCGCGCGCGCGCACGCTCGCGCTCGTGGCGGGGCTCAGCGACGCGCAGCTGATGGGCCCTCGGCTGCCGATCGTCAACCCGCTGCGCTGGGAGGTCGGGCACGTCGGCTGGTTCCAGGAGTACTGGGCCCTCCGGCACGCCCGCGACGAGGCGCCGCTCCGCGCCGATGGCGACCGGCTCTACGACTCGGCCCGCGTCGCACACGACACGCGGTGGGACCTGCCCCTGCCGTCCATGGCCGAGACGCTCGGCTACCTCGACGCCGTCCTCGCGCGCGCCGTCGAGCGCCTCGCGGCGCGCGAGCCGTCGCCCGCGGAGCGGTACTTCCACCTCCTCACCGTCTCCCACGAGGACATGCACGACGAGGCCTTCACCTACACCCGGCAGACGCTCGCCTACCCGCCGCCGCGCCTCCCGGCGGTAGCGCCGCCGAGCGGCGGAGGCGCGCTCGCCGGCGACGTCCGGATTCCCGGCGGGACCTTCCGGCTCGGGGCGAGCCCCGACCTCCCCTTCATCTTCGACAACGAGAAGTGGGCCCATCCCGTCGAGCTCGAGCCCTTCGCGATCGCGCGCGCGGCGGTGACCAACGCCGCGTTCGCCGCCTTCGTCGAGGACGGCGGCTATCGCCGCCGCGAGCTCTGGTCCGACGCCGGGTGGGCCTGGCGCTGCACGGTCGACGCCGAGCACCCCGTCTATTGGAGGCGTGCCGCGGGCGGCGGCTGGGAGCGCCGCCACTTCGACCGCTGGCTCCCGCTCGAGCCGCATCACTCGGTGCTCTTCGTCAGCTGGTACGAGGCCGATGCGTACTGTCGCTGGGCGGCGCGCCGTCTCCCAACGGAAGCGGAATGGGAGGCGGCCGCCGCCGCCGAGCCGACGCCCGACGGCCGCGGGCTTTCCACTCGCAAGCGGCTCTACCCGTGGGGCGACGAGCCACCGACGCAGGAGCGGGCCAACCTCGACGGCCACGCGCTCGGCTGTGTCGACGTCGGTGCGCTGCCCGCCGGCGACAGCGCGTTCGGATGCCGGCAGATGCTCGGCAACGTCTGGGAGTGGACCGCCACGGACTTCCTGCCCTATCCCGGCTTCGTCCTCGATCCGTACCAGGAGTACTCGGAGCCCTGGTTCGGCACGCACAAGGTGCTGCGCGGCGGCTGCTGGGCGACGCGCGCGCGCCTGCTGCGCAACACGTGGCGGAACTTCTACACCCCGGACCGGCGCGACGTCTTCGCCGGCTTCCGCACCTGCGCGCGCTAG
- a CDS encoding TIGR04348 family glycosyltransferase, which yields MRILIVCPARAGTRHGNRVTALRWARILRSLGHRVAVREAFRGRPPDLLIALHARKSAAAALGFRARRPAAPLIVALTGTDVYRDIHRSRTAVRALEAATRLVALQPLALRELPRALRPKARVIHQSALPVRAGRHAAGTFDVCVPGHLRAEKDPFRTALAARGLPPDSRIRVLQVGSAMTPAMRRRARDEMQRNPRYRWLGDRPHRETRTILARCRLMVLSSRMEGGANVISEALASGVPVLASRIPGSVGLLGADHPGYFPAGATRALTRLLGRAERDRAFYARLARACRRRAPLVAPDAERRGWASLLGELRRG from the coding sequence ATGCGGATCCTCATCGTGTGTCCCGCGCGCGCCGGCACGCGGCACGGAAACCGCGTGACGGCGCTGCGCTGGGCACGCATCCTGCGGAGCCTCGGACACCGGGTCGCCGTCCGGGAGGCCTTCCGGGGGCGGCCGCCCGACCTCCTGATCGCGCTCCACGCGCGCAAGAGCGCCGCCGCGGCCCTCGGCTTCCGGGCACGCCGTCCCGCGGCGCCGCTGATCGTCGCCCTGACGGGTACCGACGTCTACCGCGACATCCACCGGAGCCGCACCGCCGTGCGCGCCCTCGAGGCCGCGACGCGGCTCGTCGCCCTGCAGCCGCTCGCCCTCCGCGAGCTCCCTCGCGCGCTCCGGCCGAAGGCGCGCGTCATCCATCAGTCGGCGCTCCCGGTGCGCGCCGGCCGGCATGCGGCCGGCACCTTCGACGTCTGTGTGCCGGGCCACCTGAGGGCCGAGAAGGATCCCTTCCGAACGGCGCTTGCCGCCCGCGGCCTGCCGCCGGACTCGCGCATCCGGGTCCTTCAGGTGGGCAGCGCGATGACACCGGCCATGCGCCGGCGCGCGCGCGACGAGATGCAGCGGAACCCGCGCTACCGCTGGCTCGGCGACCGGCCCCACCGCGAGACGCGCACGATCCTCGCCCGCTGCCGGCTCATGGTGCTGTCGTCGAGGATGGAGGGCGGCGCGAACGTGATCTCCGAGGCGCTCGCCAGCGGGGTTCCCGTGCTGGCGAGTCGCATCCCGGGGTCGGTCGGGCTGCTCGGCGCCGACCACCCGGGCTACTTCCCCGCCGGCGCCACGCGCGCGCTCACCCGCCTGCTCGGGCGCGCCGAACGCGACCGGGCCTTCTACGCGCGGCTCGCGCGCGCGTGCCGCCGTCGCGCGCCCCTGGTCGCGCCGGACGCCGAGCGGCGCGGCTGGGCGAGCCTCCTCGGCGAGCTCCGGCGGGGGTGA